The Leptospira koniambonensis sequence TGAGATCACCAAATAGACTGAGAAAGATTTGAATGCCAGTAAAGATTTTTTAAACGCATCTTGTTCCGGACGGATCTTCCAAGATTCGGTTCTACTAAACCAACTCACGATTAAGAATAAAGTGGAAGAAAGTGCAAATACTCTCCAACCCCAATGGAATAATTCGTCAGTAGTCACTTCTAAATTCAAAGAAGCAACAATCACAACGAGTAAACATGGAGGAAGAACCACTCCTAAGCTTCCAGACATAGCGGTTGCAGCAAGAGCTCTCTCTTGGCTTGCACCTGCTCTTCTCAATTCCTTGAAGATTGTAGCGCCTAATGCCAAAACTACAATCCCGGAAGCACCACTATAAGCAGTAGGAAGAGCCGCAACAACAACGATGATCACCGCCATTAATTCAGAAGGAAGTTTCCATGGGTTCAAAAGATCGAAAAATCTTTTTCCGAGAGAAGTATCTCTTAAAAGAATACCAGTCCAAACATAAAGACCGATTTGGATATAAAGCTGAGCGTGAGCGGTCAATTTTTGCAGATAGATCGCAAGTCCAGCTGGGTGTTTTTCTAAAATAAAGAAGTATAATCCACAGATTAACGCCATCCAAGCATACAGAGGAACGCATAATAATGCATTGGAAAGTTTGGTATTTTGCTTACCTTCTCCATTTTTAAATAAAGGATTTTTTAAATTATAAAAATTTAATCCTGCTAAAAGTATAAGTCCCGCAACCCAAAGCACTTGGATCTGTGCTTCTACACCTTTTTGAAGAGGATACATGAATGCTGCAGAAACCATAATGATCGTATTCGCGATGATCTGGCTCCATTCGGTGATCTTTTCCTCTTTGGAGTTTTCAGGATTTCTAAGAGCGATATGGTATCTTCTAGTCGTTGAAACAGTTCCAGCTACAATGAGCAAGAATACCATCGTCATAGGAATATAATCTATAGCAGAGATAGTAAGCCAAGAAAGCCTACGCTCAAATCCACAATAGATTTTTTGTCCTGTTGTTAGAGAGCCTGCAAGTTTCGCGAGCTCTAATTGGGTTTCGGTAGGTCCCGTAGGAGCTGTTACATTCTTCCCACCAGAAGTATCTCCAAGACCAATATCATCCAAAGCGTCCATATCCGCTTGGCTGACTTCTGCTTTAGTATCTGTTTCCGCATTCGGATCAGCGACACAAACATTTCGGATCATTGCGTAGTTCGGCCAAATACTGCCGCCTAAGCCGAGTAACCTAGCCTGAACTAACTGGCTTCCACTTTGAACAAGGGGTACGAATAAAAAGAATAATACCGCCCAGGAAACGATTTTTCTCCACATAGAATATCCTCTGGAATCTGCGATTGATTGATATAAGAGTAGCGGGAAAGATTTTTCCCGCCTTTTTTGTGTTAGTTTTGGAAATTATTCCAGGTTATCCGCGCACTCAGTCGCTTCTTTATCAGCGCTGCAACGGACCCTTTTCATTAATTTCAGGATGGTAGGATGATATACTTTTTTGTCTCTCAGCCTGATCCTTACTTCTCTGAATTTTTCGAAATAATTCTTTTGAAGATCTTTTGGAACTTCTATCCAATACTTAGCCGGAATTTCTTGCTCTGCCTTTTTGGTTAGAGAAAGCATTGCATCGAACTGAGTCGCAGCCCATGCTCTGGAAGTATTTCCAAAACCATCTGCAAAATCCTTATGACGAGCTACGATTTGGAAAGTCAATTGTCCGATTGGAAAACGAACGATCCCACCGTTTGGAGAAATACCTTTCATCAATTCCAAAGGTTTGATCCCGATTGCAGGAGAATAACAAGCATCCGCTCTTCCGTTATTGAAAATACCCGCAAAAGTAGCGATCTCAGCAGGAACCATAGAAGCTCCTACGATATCCACCATAGTAGTGGCAGCTTGGTCATAAGTTAAAGTAGCGATCTTTCTTCCAGCTAGGTCCTTGATATCTTTCAGGTTTTTGTCCCTTAGTAAAAGATAAACTGCGCCACCAGGGAACATAGCCATGGTCTCGTAGTCGCCGTCTGTATTTAATTCTCTTACTTTAGGATTTGATAATGCTTCGATTGTTTTGCGGAGAAGGTCATAACTTGGCAATGCACCGATCGCTTCGATGGATCCTGATTCATGTACATAACTTCTTACTCTAAGAGAAGTTAAGAATGCCATATTACATTTTCCGGCTTTGAAGTCGGAGTTAGCTACCACTTCGTCTGTGTAAGCTTTTAAGTCTAGACGGATTCCCCATGTTAAAGCTTGTGCCTGGTATCTTTGTGCTGCTTTAAACACGTCTCCATGTGCGCCGGAAGGATCGAATACACACATGGATCGATCCACAGTCTCCGCTGCTCCCACACCTACGGACATCCAAGTCCCGAGAATGATTACCGATAGAATGAGAAACTTCTTCATATAGTTTTTTCTCCTTAAGGTCCCTTTTTTTTCGTTTTCCACCCAAGAACCCGCTCAAAGATCTTTTAACAGATCGTCTTCTTCTTTATTGTTTTTCTTTTTTCCAGGGAAAGAGGAGAAATAAATCGGCCCTCTATGCCCAGTCTCTTTCATCCAAATTTTATCAGATTCATGACGTGATAAATTTTCTGCAAATGCCTCTAAGAAACGATACTCTTTCTTAGCAGGGATTTGGCTTAGAACTTTAGAATGTTCTAATATAAGTTTTTTGATCTTCTCCACATCACCTTTTCCGGCAGCGGCTTGGATCTGAAATGCGCGAGCAAGACGAACACCTTCTTTGTCGCCAATCTTAACTGCTTCTTCCATTTGTTTAATAGGATCTTTTCCTTCAGGAGTTGCACCTGGAACGGAAAGCCATACTACAGCTTCCAGCGCCAAAGGAGTTCCCCACCATTTTTTAGGGTCTAAACATTTAGAAGCTCCAGCAACTACGCTTGGAACATCTCGAGTAATCCCTGCATATCCTTGAGAAGCAAAATCGTGAAGTATTGCGAGTAATCCAGAAGAAAGTCCTACTAAATAATATAACTCTTCGTCTTCGCTGATAGAAGGACATTTTCCGTTCCATTCTCCGAAGTATTGAAGAAATCTATTATGAGCATCCCCGTATCTTTTTGCAGCAATTCCATGCCAACGGATCTGTCTAGCCTGGTTATCCAGTGCTTCTTCTCCCTTACCTTTACGAACTGATGCAATATATAAAAGTTCAGCCTCTTGCGCTTGTTTTTCTGCGCACATCCCTGCTCCCATCTGCGCCACCATAGTAGCCAATTCCACAGAAGCACCGGTTCTTTCAAAGGAAGCTACTAATGGTCCGAGTGCAGTTCCTCCGTTACAGATCGCATCCAAATCATCGGAAGCAAGGTAATGAGGGACCAAATGGTCTTGGGCATAAGAGTTTAAGGTTTTGCCAGTAACTCTATATACGATGGAACAGTTTGCCAGGGTAATTGTAACAATCGTTACAAAAAAAAGGATTCGTTTATTCATTTTATTTCAGGGGTTATTTTTTACTTAGAATTTGGGGGATTCTGGAAGAACGTACAGAAGGGATTTACTTCGTCCAATATTTTTTTTCTAATGAGTGTTTTATTTTATAGTGCAGTGTTTCCTAACAATCAACTCACCGGAGAAGCAACACGGATCTTTTCAATGAGCGAAACTGTCTCTTGGTCAGGTTCTACACCTAATTCTTTTTTCAGGATCTTCTTCATATCCTCAAATTTGCGTAGAGCTTCATTCTTACGATCAAGAGATTGTAAGGACTCGAAATGAAATCTCCAAGCTCTTTCGTCCAGATCATCCAAACGGATCCAGCTTTCAGAATCCGAAAGTAGAGAATTTGCATCCCCTGCTTTCTGAG is a genomic window containing:
- a CDS encoding TRAP transporter large permease subunit, translating into MWRKIVSWAVLFFLFVPLVQSGSQLVQARLLGLGGSIWPNYAMIRNVCVADPNAETDTKAEVSQADMDALDDIGLGDTSGGKNVTAPTGPTETQLELAKLAGSLTTGQKIYCGFERRLSWLTISAIDYIPMTMVFLLIVAGTVSTTRRYHIALRNPENSKEEKITEWSQIIANTIIMVSAAFMYPLQKGVEAQIQVLWVAGLILLAGLNFYNLKNPLFKNGEGKQNTKLSNALLCVPLYAWMALICGLYFFILEKHPAGLAIYLQKLTAHAQLYIQIGLYVWTGILLRDTSLGKRFFDLLNPWKLPSELMAVIIVVVAALPTAYSGASGIVVLALGATIFKELRRAGASQERALAATAMSGSLGVVLPPCLLVVIVASLNLEVTTDELFHWGWRVFALSSTLFLIVSWFSRTESWKIRPEQDAFKKSLLAFKSFSVYLVISIVIVLTIVLALGTHFDERTAPYILPIAMLALLFIDYRISKKEKLELGETHNEEVELSRTSYDAGSHLGALLLLMGLSACMGGVFERSEVINLFPTQLGSPMSAMLILTFALVIIGMLMDPYGAVILVSVTLYPIAKANGIHPLNFWMTALVSFELGYLTPPVALNHLLTKHVVRDLLIEDKSLEGKSFFARHEHIVIPIIVLTLTLIVTAFGPILYSKYAG
- a CDS encoding putative solute-binding protein; amino-acid sequence: MKKFLILSVIILGTWMSVGVGAAETVDRSMCVFDPSGAHGDVFKAAQRYQAQALTWGIRLDLKAYTDEVVANSDFKAGKCNMAFLTSLRVRSYVHESGSIEAIGALPSYDLLRKTIEALSNPKVRELNTDGDYETMAMFPGGAVYLLLRDKNLKDIKDLAGRKIATLTYDQAATTMVDIVGASMVPAEIATFAGIFNNGRADACYSPAIGIKPLELMKGISPNGGIVRFPIGQLTFQIVARHKDFADGFGNTSRAWAATQFDAMLSLTKKAEQEIPAKYWIEVPKDLQKNYFEKFREVRIRLRDKKVYHPTILKLMKRVRCSADKEATECADNLE